The proteins below are encoded in one region of Bifidobacterium catenulatum DSM 16992 = JCM 1194 = LMG 11043:
- a CDS encoding 16S rRNA (guanine(527)-N(7))-methyltransferase RsmG: MVPMSDVTDELDDSPILEEVLGDALGKMRVFHAKLVEEGEPRGLIGPRDVAIIWERHILNSAAIVPFVRESTAKKQFKTVADIGSGGGFPGIVAAACLPDHQFTLVEPMERRIEWLNECVEDMELENVTVVRARANEMIEAIAGASGVQGGNRGNGNARNGKGGRNGRGAVARGPVLDLDGKPIQARHPFAVVTCRAVAPMTKLSGWTLPLLERGGRLVALKGRSAQEEIEKASKEIAKCGGVRPRVVDAEVGPGLESTHVLMVDKK, from the coding sequence ATGGTGCCCATGAGTGATGTGACAGACGAACTTGATGATTCGCCGATTCTTGAGGAAGTGCTGGGGGATGCGTTGGGCAAGATGCGTGTTTTTCATGCGAAACTTGTCGAAGAAGGCGAACCCCGTGGCTTGATCGGACCACGAGACGTTGCGATTATTTGGGAACGCCATATTCTGAATTCGGCTGCCATTGTGCCTTTCGTGAGGGAATCCACGGCCAAGAAGCAGTTCAAAACGGTTGCCGATATTGGCAGCGGCGGCGGTTTTCCCGGTATCGTTGCGGCCGCATGCCTGCCGGATCACCAGTTCACTCTCGTGGAGCCTATGGAACGGCGTATCGAATGGCTGAACGAGTGCGTGGAGGACATGGAGCTGGAGAACGTTACGGTGGTGCGTGCCAGGGCTAATGAGATGATCGAGGCCATTGCGGGTGCGTCTGGCGTTCAGGGCGGCAACCGTGGTAATGGCAACGCCAGGAACGGCAAAGGCGGCAGGAACGGCAGGGGAGCGGTTGCCCGCGGTCCTGTGCTGGATTTGGATGGCAAGCCCATTCAGGCAAGGCACCCGTTCGCCGTGGTGACCTGTCGTGCCGTTGCACCGATGACCAAGCTATCCGGGTGGACGTTGCCGTTGCTTGAACGCGGTGGACGTCTGGTCGCATTGAAGGGAAGGTCCGCTCAGGAGGAGATCGAAAAAGCCTCCAAGGAGATCGCCAAGTGCGGCGGCGTTCGTCCGCGAGTGGTGGATGCCGAGGTCGGGCCGGGGCTTGAATCGACCCATGTGCTCATGGTGGATAAAAAGTAA
- a CDS encoding ATP-binding protein has translation MEEAMSILQEPIQNAIARLRKQHNDDGNYEAKSCQRSLSKDVWESISAFANTHGGTLLLGLDEHNGFTCVQDFHLDRVRDQLIEGMGDGGRDGIRLSNPPKYDVSRETVDGGQILVIRIYENDIDFKPCYITAKGIKSGSFKRIDDKDVLLSSAELYEIQNILHPSSSDLEIIPNASIEDLNSSVVDTIFVRKQGTKALRGAETKEEKLARLNIADRQGRIRMAGLIAAGNYPQQFFPRLFIDVAVHPGIEKTQPGALRFLDRVECEGSASEMINDAVNATSRNLRSYSFIEGIGRKDELEIPSEVLREAIANAVVHREYHPYFQGQPVTVDVYADRIEISNPGGLWGGKTIDNLADGQSRCRNSALMQLVQATPVIGSNLITAEGQGGGIILMMNEMQNRDLRAPEFRATQDSFTVVLWRSSVNLSNKADEIISEIKNTEPTHKNDTTNMLSNTMKNKVDILTFIPKNKDITARELADITGKSVETIRRNLRKLIQENKVEAIGKTKSRNRMYRRIN, from the coding sequence ATGGAGGAAGCTATGTCCATTCTCCAAGAACCAATCCAAAACGCGATAGCACGATTGCGCAAACAGCATAATGACGACGGCAATTACGAAGCAAAAAGCTGTCAGCGATCCCTCAGCAAAGACGTGTGGGAAAGCATCAGCGCCTTCGCAAATACACATGGTGGCACTCTGCTCCTTGGTTTGGATGAACACAATGGATTCACTTGCGTTCAGGATTTTCACCTCGACAGAGTGCGGGACCAACTTATCGAAGGTATGGGAGATGGCGGTAGGGATGGAATCAGACTCTCAAATCCTCCAAAATATGATGTTTCACGTGAAACCGTTGACGGCGGTCAGATTCTCGTGATTCGTATATATGAAAACGATATAGATTTCAAGCCATGCTATATTACCGCCAAAGGAATTAAAAGCGGTAGTTTCAAACGAATTGATGATAAAGATGTTCTCCTATCATCAGCAGAATTATATGAAATTCAAAATATACTACATCCAAGTAGTTCTGATCTTGAAATTATTCCTAATGCCTCTATTGAAGACCTTAACTCTTCTGTTGTCGATACTATTTTTGTAAGAAAACAAGGCACTAAAGCCTTGCGTGGAGCAGAAACAAAAGAAGAAAAACTAGCGCGATTAAACATTGCGGATCGACAAGGTCGCATACGGATGGCGGGATTAATTGCAGCTGGTAACTATCCTCAACAATTCTTCCCACGTCTCTTTATCGACGTTGCTGTACATCCAGGCATTGAAAAAACGCAGCCAGGTGCACTAAGGTTCCTCGACCGCGTAGAATGCGAGGGATCTGCATCAGAAATGATCAACGATGCGGTAAATGCTACATCTCGAAATTTACGATCTTATTCGTTCATCGAAGGCATCGGAAGAAAAGATGAATTGGAAATTCCTTCCGAAGTTCTGCGTGAAGCCATCGCCAACGCAGTAGTGCATAGGGAATATCATCCGTATTTTCAAGGCCAGCCGGTCACCGTCGACGTTTACGCAGACAGGATCGAAATATCGAATCCAGGTGGCCTATGGGGAGGCAAAACCATTGATAATCTCGCAGATGGACAATCTCGATGCCGCAATAGCGCCCTCATGCAGCTCGTACAAGCCACCCCTGTGATCGGAAGCAATCTTATCACCGCCGAAGGTCAGGGCGGAGGAATCATCCTCATGATGAACGAAATGCAGAACCGCGATCTGCGCGCACCGGAATTCCGCGCGACTCAGGACTCCTTCACTGTGGTGTTGTGGCGTTCCAGCGTCAATCTGTCCAACAAAGCTGATGAGATTATCTCTGAAATTAAAAATACTGAACCAACTCATAAAAACGATACAACAAACATGTTGTCGAATACTATGAAAAATAAGGTTGATATTCTCACTTTTATTCCAAAGAATAAAGATATTACCGCAAGGGAGCTTGCTGATATTACTGGAAAATCAGTTGAAACAATTCGCCGTAATCTAAGAAAGTTAATACAAGAAAATAAAGTTGAAGCCATCGGTAAAACGAAAAGCAGAAATCGTATGTACCGACGAATCAACTAA
- a CDS encoding 5' nucleotidase, NT5C type, with translation MATIPEQYESQRVGVQGYRVLNLDLDGVCADYKGAIRDYLQRQGIDVPERALQTAHYNLIREDGWPFDTLDDYIETHKAAEREHLYATMQPLPGVAQALQRLAGEHVYIRIVTHRLFVSGQHQMVVSDTAQWLDSNHIPYMSLCFTGLKDSMQATIHIDDSPANIETLREAGQHVVVFDQPYNSAYDGPRINSWSDVNVNKLLTLFEHWPE, from the coding sequence ATGGCGACTATTCCTGAACAATACGAGAGCCAGCGCGTGGGCGTGCAGGGATATCGCGTGCTCAATCTCGATTTGGACGGCGTCTGCGCGGATTACAAGGGTGCGATCCGCGATTACCTGCAGCGGCAGGGCATTGACGTGCCGGAACGTGCGTTGCAGACCGCGCATTACAATCTCATTCGCGAGGATGGATGGCCGTTCGATACGCTCGATGATTACATCGAAACGCATAAAGCCGCGGAACGTGAGCATCTGTATGCAACGATGCAGCCGCTTCCGGGAGTCGCGCAGGCGTTGCAACGATTGGCGGGCGAGCACGTGTACATTCGCATCGTCACGCACCGGCTGTTCGTGTCCGGCCAGCATCAGATGGTTGTTTCCGACACCGCGCAATGGTTGGACAGCAACCATATTCCATACATGAGCCTGTGCTTTACCGGGCTGAAAGACAGCATGCAGGCCACAATTCATATTGACGATTCGCCGGCGAACATCGAAACCCTGCGCGAGGCGGGGCAGCATGTGGTCGTATTCGATCAGCCGTACAACAGCGCGTACGATGGCCCTCGAATCAACAGCTGGAGCGACGTAAACGTCAACAAACTTCTCACTCTCTTCGAGCACTGGCCCGAGTAA
- a CDS encoding ParA family protein codes for MESATETIKRIFGGSNSPLGSQIADESSRYRALQKAVCPKPEQTRLIAVANQKGGVGKTTSAVNLSAALAQFGSKVLLIDMDPQGNASTALGAPHASGEPSVYDVIEGRKTIAEVKRTCPDFDLLDVVPASIDLSGAELEVADMENRNVLLKTAVDEFLENSEEHYDYVIIDCPPSLGLLVINAMCAVHEMLIPIQAEYYALEGLGQLINTIGLVQEHFNPSLLVSTMLITMFDKRTLLSREVHDEVKSHYPTIVLDTTIPRTVKISEAPSFNQSVIAYDPKGMGAISYCEAALELARRSQTVLQAIDARRNEN; via the coding sequence ATGGAATCGGCGACGGAAACCATCAAACGAATTTTCGGAGGGTCGAATTCTCCTCTTGGTTCGCAGATCGCCGACGAATCGTCTCGCTATCGCGCCTTGCAGAAGGCCGTTTGCCCAAAGCCGGAGCAGACGCGCCTGATCGCGGTCGCCAATCAGAAGGGTGGCGTTGGCAAAACCACGTCTGCGGTGAATCTTTCCGCCGCGTTGGCCCAGTTCGGTTCCAAAGTGCTGCTGATCGATATGGATCCGCAGGGCAATGCGTCGACCGCGTTGGGTGCTCCGCATGCGTCGGGAGAGCCGTCGGTATACGACGTGATTGAAGGCAGGAAAACCATTGCCGAAGTCAAGCGCACCTGCCCTGACTTCGATCTGCTTGACGTGGTGCCAGCCTCCATCGATCTGAGCGGTGCCGAGTTGGAAGTCGCCGACATGGAAAATCGCAATGTTCTACTGAAAACCGCGGTCGATGAGTTTCTTGAGAACAGCGAGGAACACTACGATTACGTGATTATCGATTGCCCTCCGAGCCTTGGTCTGCTGGTAATTAATGCCATGTGCGCGGTGCATGAGATGCTGATTCCGATCCAAGCTGAATATTATGCGTTGGAGGGTCTTGGTCAGCTTATCAATACCATCGGGCTGGTGCAGGAACATTTCAATCCGTCATTGCTTGTTTCTACCATGCTGATCACCATGTTCGATAAGCGAACCCTGCTCAGCCGTGAAGTGCATGACGAGGTCAAAAGCCACTATCCGACCATCGTGTTGGACACCACGATTCCACGAACGGTGAAAATCTCGGAAGCGCCGAGCTTTAATCAAAGCGTTATCGCCTATGACCCCAAGGGCATGGGTGCAATCTCCTACTGTGAGGCCGCGTTGGAACTCGCACGTCGCTCGCAGACGGTGTTGCAGGCTATTGATGCAAGAAGGAATGAGAACTGA
- a CDS encoding ParB/RepB/Spo0J family partition protein — protein MATKSRLGMGLGALFPSLPGESAKSEAAAEPAAPAVGVKADNKPSAKTSGSMAGSAAVPSVRKNAGAKSSMATAQASVDAVHDMKKNVSHETKKGSVHRASMPSITLNEAAHPADMFFGATSPVDPSADAKQGSVSRETAAVKKNEDAKNNEPELLPVQGGYLVELRLSDVGPNLHQPRTIFDEDDLRELADSIKEVGVLQPIVVRKRPLAQIEAARKENVASNDESHNMFDGRMDSMYELIMGERRWRASQIAGLKTIPAIVKTTADDDMLRDALLENLHRVALNPLEEAAAYQQMIDDFGLTQAQLSKSVSKSRPQIANTLRLLNLPATVQKKVASGLLSAGHARALLGLPTEADMEQLATRIISEGLSVRSTEEIVSMKAAESDQPKKAKTNKLNPWAGTPMQLGLEKKFGTKVSIKGSKEHGRIEIVFKSEDDMKRIVDMLIPSAEE, from the coding sequence ATGGCTACGAAATCACGTTTGGGCATGGGTCTCGGCGCGCTGTTTCCGTCTCTTCCAGGAGAGTCGGCAAAGTCGGAAGCTGCCGCTGAGCCGGCTGCGCCTGCTGTAGGGGTGAAGGCCGATAACAAGCCGTCCGCGAAAACTTCCGGAAGCATGGCTGGCAGTGCTGCCGTGCCGTCTGTGAGAAAGAACGCAGGCGCTAAAAGCTCCATGGCGACAGCCCAGGCTTCCGTTGATGCCGTCCACGACATGAAGAAGAACGTTTCACACGAAACCAAGAAAGGAAGCGTTCATCGTGCCAGCATGCCTTCCATCACGCTGAACGAAGCGGCTCACCCAGCCGACATGTTCTTCGGCGCCACCAGTCCTGTCGATCCTTCTGCCGACGCGAAGCAGGGGAGTGTTTCACGTGAAACCGCTGCGGTAAAAAAGAACGAAGATGCAAAGAACAACGAACCGGAACTGCTGCCGGTGCAGGGTGGTTACTTGGTTGAATTGCGTCTGAGTGATGTCGGACCCAACCTGCATCAGCCACGCACTATTTTCGACGAGGATGATCTTCGTGAGCTTGCCGATTCCATCAAGGAAGTCGGCGTGCTGCAGCCCATCGTGGTACGGAAACGCCCACTTGCGCAGATCGAGGCCGCGCGCAAGGAGAACGTCGCCAGCAATGACGAGTCGCATAATATGTTCGACGGTCGCATGGATAGCATGTATGAGCTCATCATGGGTGAGCGTCGCTGGCGTGCTTCACAGATCGCAGGTCTGAAAACGATTCCTGCGATCGTCAAAACCACGGCCGACGACGACATGTTACGTGACGCTCTGCTGGAGAATCTGCATCGCGTTGCGTTAAATCCGCTGGAAGAAGCGGCCGCCTATCAGCAGATGATCGACGATTTCGGTCTGACACAGGCGCAATTGTCGAAATCCGTATCGAAATCACGCCCGCAGATCGCAAATACCTTGCGATTGCTGAATCTGCCTGCAACCGTGCAAAAGAAGGTCGCTTCTGGACTTTTATCGGCCGGTCACGCGCGTGCGCTGCTGGGATTGCCGACTGAAGCTGATATGGAACAGCTTGCGACGCGCATTATCTCTGAAGGACTGTCTGTTCGCAGCACTGAGGAAATCGTGTCGATGAAGGCCGCCGAATCGGATCAGCCGAAGAAAGCGAAGACCAACAAGCTGAATCCGTGGGCTGGAACGCCAATGCAGCTCGGACTTGAAAAGAAGTTCGGCACGAAGGTTTCCATCAAAGGATCCAAGGAACATGGCCGCATCGAAATCGTCTTCAAATCCGAAGACGACATGAAGCGCATTGTCGACATGCTCATTCCCTCTGCTGAAGAATAG
- the trxB gene encoding thioredoxin-disulfide reductase, giving the protein MSDLRDVIIVGSGPAGYTAAIYLGRAGFKPLVIAGALTPGGQLVNTTEVENFPGFPDGIMGPELMDNMQRQAEKFGAEIVWDDVVSVSNDDATGVKTVRIDQGDVFETRALIIATGSEYRKLGIPGEVEYSGKGVSYCATCDGFFFRDKPIIVVGGGDSAFTEADFLSRFGSSVTLIHRRSEFRASQILVERAQQNPKITIVTDSVVEEILGDGNGAQSVNIRNVITGEMSTIAANGIFVAIGHSPATAFIDGIVQRDAAGYIQVDGASTRTSTAGIFAAGDCVDSIYRQAISAAGMGCRAALDTQAYLQQ; this is encoded by the coding sequence ATGAGTGATTTGCGAGATGTGATTATTGTCGGATCCGGCCCTGCAGGATATACCGCGGCCATATATTTAGGCCGGGCTGGATTCAAACCACTGGTCATTGCGGGCGCGCTGACCCCAGGCGGACAGCTCGTCAACACCACCGAAGTGGAGAATTTCCCGGGCTTCCCCGATGGTATTATGGGGCCGGAACTCATGGATAATATGCAACGCCAGGCAGAGAAGTTCGGCGCAGAAATCGTTTGGGATGATGTTGTTTCCGTGAGCAACGATGACGCCACCGGTGTGAAAACCGTGCGCATCGATCAGGGGGACGTTTTTGAAACCCGTGCTTTGATCATCGCAACCGGATCGGAATACCGCAAGCTCGGCATCCCTGGAGAGGTGGAATATTCCGGCAAGGGAGTGTCATATTGCGCGACTTGCGACGGCTTCTTCTTCCGTGATAAGCCGATTATTGTGGTCGGCGGCGGCGATAGCGCATTCACTGAGGCTGATTTTCTTTCCCGATTTGGATCGTCGGTGACGTTGATTCATCGTCGTTCCGAATTCCGCGCATCGCAGATTCTCGTGGAACGCGCTCAACAGAATCCGAAAATCACTATCGTCACGGATTCCGTGGTGGAGGAAATCTTGGGTGACGGCAACGGAGCCCAATCCGTGAACATTCGCAACGTTATCACCGGAGAGATGAGCACGATTGCCGCAAATGGTATTTTCGTAGCGATTGGCCACTCCCCAGCCACAGCTTTTATTGACGGCATTGTGCAGCGAGATGCGGCTGGATATATTCAGGTAGACGGCGCCAGCACACGCACCAGCACTGCCGGCATTTTTGCAGCAGGCGACTGTGTTGACAGTATTTACCGTCAGGCGATCAGCGCCGCCGGCATGGGCTGCCGAGCCGCCCTTGACACCCAAGCCTACCTCCAGCAGTAA
- a CDS encoding Jag family protein: MAQDEEKTIDQLNEEADIAADYLEGLLDIVDYEGDIEMGVRNNRPTVQIVADDDTDIKHLIGRNGEVVDALQQLTRLAVQQKTGERSHLIVDVDGYLKRKRQRLHDIALDAIDEVRETGEPVDLKPMNSFERKIVHDVVREEGMKSRSHGEEPHRYVTVYFKASVAEETEDEDEA, translated from the coding sequence ATGGCGCAAGATGAGGAAAAAACCATCGATCAGCTCAACGAGGAAGCTGATATCGCTGCCGACTATCTTGAAGGACTGCTCGATATCGTCGATTACGAGGGTGATATCGAAATGGGCGTGCGCAACAATCGCCCTACCGTGCAAATTGTCGCCGATGATGATACGGATATCAAGCATCTTATCGGACGCAACGGCGAGGTTGTTGACGCATTGCAGCAGCTGACGCGACTTGCCGTGCAGCAGAAGACCGGCGAACGTTCCCATCTTATTGTGGACGTCGACGGCTATCTAAAGCGCAAGCGTCAGCGTCTGCACGACATCGCGCTGGATGCCATCGACGAGGTACGCGAGACCGGAGAGCCGGTCGACCTGAAGCCGATGAATTCCTTCGAGCGTAAGATCGTGCATGACGTGGTGCGTGAGGAAGGTATGAAGTCCCGTTCCCACGGCGAGGAGCCACATCGTTACGTTACGGTGTATTTTAAGGCTTCTGTCGCCGAGGAAACCGAAGACGAGGATGAGGCCTGA